A DNA window from Niabella yanshanensis contains the following coding sequences:
- a CDS encoding isoamylase early set domain-containing protein codes for MKKITFTLPAEALGNATGAVLLGDFNDWNFDKGISLSVQPDGTLAASVELEAGKSYQYRFLLSDGTWVNDWAAQQYVHDAAFGVENSLIIVPAETIVEKVATIAKKVKAAVTPKEATAKPKKEAKAAAPKVKKEKEATVTKKVKAEAAAPKEESAKPQKEAKTVAPATKRKKLK; via the coding sequence ATGAAAAAGATCACTTTTACACTTCCCGCAGAGGCACTGGGTAATGCAACCGGAGCCGTTTTACTTGGAGACTTTAATGATTGGAACTTTGATAAAGGCATTAGCCTTAGTGTACAACCCGACGGAACTTTAGCGGCCTCTGTTGAGCTGGAGGCGGGCAAAAGCTATCAATACCGTTTTTTATTGAGTGACGGCACATGGGTAAATGACTGGGCGGCACAACAATATGTACATGATGCAGCGTTTGGTGTAGAGAACTCCCTGATTATAGTTCCTGCAGAAACAATAGTAGAAAAAGTGGCTACCATTGCTAAAAAAGTAAAAGCGGCAGTAACTCCTAAGGAAGCAACCGCTAAACCTAAAAAAGAAGCGAAGGCAGCGGCACCTAAAGTAAAAAAAGAAAAAGAGGCTACTGTTACTAAAAAAGTGAAAGCTGAAGCAGCAGCGCCCAAGGAAGAGTCGGCAAAACCACAAAAAGAAGCTAAAACAGTGGCACCTGCAACAAAAAGGAAAAAATTGAAATAA
- a CDS encoding HPF/RaiA family ribosome-associated protein, producing MIIQLHADRSLSIHEGYASKLSSVISRELDRFAELLTRVELHLADENAQRKTKEDKKCTIEAKLKSKHPVAVTSHGDTYDNAVTGAILKLKASLNTITGKMHNH from the coding sequence ATGATCATTCAATTGCATGCAGACAGAAGCCTGAGTATACACGAGGGGTATGCCTCTAAATTAAGCAGTGTGATTTCGAGGGAGCTGGACCGCTTCGCTGAACTGCTGACCAGGGTAGAATTGCATCTTGCCGATGAAAACGCACAACGAAAAACAAAGGAAGATAAAAAGTGCACTATCGAAGCGAAGCTGAAAAGCAAACACCCGGTTGCTGTTACCAGTCATGGCGACACTTACGACAATGCAGTAACCGGCGCCATTCTCAAACTTAAGGCATCTTTAAATACAATAACAGGAAAAATGCACAATCATTGA
- a CDS encoding COX15/CtaA family protein has protein sequence MDLKKHRPVAIWLFIGAGMIVIQVLLGGITRLTGSGLSITEWKPILGALPPMNEHDWNLAFEKYKQIAQYKYIHNYFSLHDFKMIYFWEWLHRNWARFMGVVFIIPFVYFIYKKKIDRSMLWPMVILFVLGALQGAIGWIMVASGVGTDLVYVSHIRLAAHFIAALVLLVYVIWFAMKLSVPEFKKTHIPSIRNFTWLLLALLTVQLIYGAFMAGTHAAKSSITWPSINGQFIPEMGEGGLLHNLLAIQFVHRGLAYILTLLIIIYTLMLYRQSKGTVVYKLRNMPLLITLVQVTLGILTLINYLTPDKLALAISHQLVGILLLISLQVVYFYSAKNR, from the coding sequence ATGGATTTGAAAAAGCACAGACCCGTAGCTATATGGCTTTTCATAGGAGCGGGCATGATCGTTATACAGGTATTACTGGGTGGAATAACAAGATTGACCGGCAGCGGCTTATCGATAACCGAGTGGAAACCCATACTTGGCGCATTACCGCCAATGAATGAGCATGACTGGAATCTGGCTTTTGAAAAGTATAAGCAGATCGCTCAATACAAATACATCCACAATTATTTTTCGCTCCACGATTTTAAAATGATTTATTTCTGGGAATGGTTGCACCGTAACTGGGCCCGGTTCATGGGGGTGGTATTTATTATTCCTTTTGTGTACTTTATATACAAAAAGAAAATAGATCGCAGCATGCTGTGGCCGATGGTTATTTTATTTGTGCTGGGCGCATTACAGGGGGCCATTGGCTGGATCATGGTGGCCAGTGGCGTAGGAACAGACCTGGTTTATGTAAGTCATATCAGGCTGGCCGCTCATTTTATAGCAGCCCTGGTTTTATTGGTATATGTTATTTGGTTTGCGATGAAATTATCGGTGCCGGAATTTAAAAAGACACATATTCCATCCATCCGCAATTTTACCTGGCTGTTGTTAGCACTATTAACAGTACAGCTGATATATGGCGCCTTTATGGCGGGTACGCACGCAGCAAAATCATCCATCACCTGGCCCAGCATTAATGGACAATTTATTCCTGAAATGGGCGAAGGAGGCTTACTGCACAACCTGCTAGCAATACAGTTTGTACATCGCGGTTTAGCTTATATTCTTACATTATTAATAATTATATACACCCTGATGCTCTACAGGCAGTCTAAGGGGACCGTTGTATATAAGCTGCGTAATATGCCTCTGTTGATTACCCTGGTTCAGGTAACATTAGGCATACTAACGTTAATCAATTACCTCACTCCGGATAAGTTAGCGCTGGCCATCTCCCACCAATTGGTGGGCATACTTTTGCTGATAAGCCTCCAGGTAGTTTATTTCTACAGTGCTAAAAATCGATAA
- a CDS encoding tetratricopeptide repeat protein: MKAYTFLIRYRLPISIIVLLAGIFTNYAAGFWPAFPLYLIAAILIFSHFFFGPLRLIQEYMESGDMDGAEKVLNSIKFPNLLYKPIRSVYYTLKGNIAMSKQDFDGAETMMKKGLDLGMPMKEAEGASMLQMGMLAMQKGNIKQGESYIRQAIRKGLPDKENEAAAYLQMCSIMMNKREFRAAKDFYRKAKACNPTTPQIVDQLKEIGKYITRMPG; the protein is encoded by the coding sequence ATGAAAGCATATACTTTTTTAATCAGATACAGGCTGCCGATCTCTATTATTGTTTTACTGGCAGGCATATTCACCAATTATGCAGCGGGTTTCTGGCCGGCGTTTCCCCTGTACCTGATCGCGGCTATTTTGATCTTCAGCCATTTCTTTTTTGGTCCGTTAAGATTGATACAGGAGTATATGGAGAGCGGTGATATGGATGGCGCTGAAAAAGTGTTGAATTCAATTAAGTTTCCCAACCTTTTATATAAGCCGATCCGTTCTGTTTATTATACCCTGAAAGGTAATATTGCCATGAGCAAGCAGGATTTTGACGGCGCTGAAACGATGATGAAAAAGGGATTGGACTTAGGTATGCCCATGAAAGAAGCTGAAGGCGCAAGCATGTTGCAAATGGGTATGCTGGCTATGCAAAAAGGTAATATCAAGCAGGGCGAAAGCTATATTCGCCAGGCTATACGGAAAGGCTTGCCTGATAAGGAAAATGAAGCAGCGGCCTACCTCCAAATGTGTAGTATTATGATGAATAAGCGTGAGTTTCGCGCTGCAAAGGACTTTTACCGCAAAGCAAAAGCCTGCAACCCGACTACGCCTCAAATAGTAGATCAATTAAAAGAAATTGGCAAGTATATTACCCGGATGCCGGGCTAG
- a CDS encoding 6-bladed beta-propeller — protein sequence MNKKVLLLIFQLACVAAYCQPKKIYLSPKAAGGANQSVFIDSLRFYPLEKSQSASLGTYNNLYVSEDYFILGNYTDKVLNFYSKQGKFVHRISYKNLGGDGYPKYDKNKQQISFFMRNKNYVLTQRDMIKVKADFANKKNKKYFKKYVIDLKDSSLTIQRTEVSNFDILDAYNLTGDYYCTYQIHVSKDYKDTLDYEVKIYQNEKLVKAYFPYNKQNEPRYLHSRGSAAITFESGKPDTFYITRPFTDTVYALSNDIVTPMYQVVLPMENGLPKSFFETRFKNTTERDNFERNNGWMLNQIYSMYEANRYTIVTIGFFSNYGVYLYDKKTSTSYNTSKIKADSTTYNLPLIGDFSGERVGSRFYRIVTAEQLKKVYELKDKSAPFPKELQDCFKDPKNPTPLIVEYTIKN from the coding sequence TTGAATAAAAAAGTATTGCTGCTTATTTTTCAGCTAGCCTGCGTAGCAGCCTATTGCCAACCTAAAAAAATTTATCTAAGTCCTAAGGCTGCAGGTGGAGCCAATCAGTCGGTTTTTATTGATTCTCTCCGATTCTATCCCCTGGAAAAGAGCCAATCGGCTTCATTGGGAACCTATAATAACCTGTATGTTTCAGAAGATTACTTCATCCTCGGCAATTATACGGACAAGGTTCTTAACTTTTATTCTAAACAAGGCAAATTCGTTCATCGTATTTCCTACAAAAACCTCGGGGGAGACGGTTATCCTAAATATGACAAAAACAAACAACAGATATCCTTTTTTATGCGTAACAAAAATTATGTTCTTACACAAAGAGACATGATAAAGGTTAAGGCTGATTTTGCCAATAAAAAGAATAAAAAATATTTTAAAAAGTATGTTATAGATCTGAAAGATAGCAGCCTTACCATACAAAGAACAGAAGTATCGAACTTTGACATTCTCGATGCTTATAACCTGACAGGCGATTATTACTGTACCTACCAGATACATGTAAGCAAAGACTACAAAGACACTCTCGATTATGAAGTAAAAATCTACCAGAATGAGAAACTGGTGAAAGCTTACTTTCCTTACAATAAACAAAATGAGCCCCGATATCTTCACTCCAGGGGGTCGGCAGCTATAACATTCGAGAGCGGGAAACCTGATACTTTTTATATTACGAGGCCTTTTACCGATACAGTATATGCCCTGTCCAATGATATCGTTACACCTATGTACCAGGTAGTACTACCTATGGAAAACGGGCTACCCAAATCGTTCTTTGAAACACGTTTTAAAAATACAACAGAGCGGGATAATTTTGAACGGAACAATGGCTGGATGCTGAACCAGATATATAGTATGTATGAAGCTAACCGTTATACTATCGTAACGATCGGATTTTTTAGTAACTATGGAGTTTACCTCTATGATAAAAAGACCAGCACTTCTTATAACACCAGTAAAATAAAAGCCGATAGCACTACCTATAATTTACCCCTTATCGGCGACTTCAGTGGAGAGCGGGTTGGCTCCAGATTTTATCGCATTGTTACTGCAGAACAATTAAAGAAAGTGTATGAGTTAAAGGATAAATCGGCACCGTTTCCTAAAGAATTACAAGACTGCTTTAAAGACCCTAAAAATCCCACTCCTCTCATTGTAGAATACACGATCAAAAACTAA
- a CDS encoding energy transducer TonB, whose amino-acid sequence MKYILPLLTLLMSQSLTAQQLEKFYDINWKECEPVQSRYYSSMVKTDSGWSRTDYYVQEKKLYRKGLYADTGSKSENGYFAYYHSNGRLQKTGRFIHHKKDGLWMGYHKNGRLADSAVFKNDLIYGTKLAWNDAGVLIDSTVLDKKGAGTAVFWYPDRKLSAMGAYSEGKKENGTWIYYHANGNKSSAERYKNGKFINRKYFDENGLALTDTTNAQQGASFPGGAEAWKKYLVQNLKLPEGYKIEHSDRATVVIEFIVDTGGNIQEANISVPFHPAFDQIALSIISNSPKWNPATDKHNRKVKAYRRQPVTFAQIHKR is encoded by the coding sequence ATGAAATATATTTTACCACTGCTCACCTTATTAATGAGTCAATCATTAACTGCTCAGCAATTAGAAAAGTTTTATGATATAAATTGGAAAGAGTGTGAACCTGTACAGTCCCGCTATTATAGTTCTATGGTGAAAACAGATTCTGGCTGGAGCAGGACGGACTATTATGTACAGGAAAAAAAGCTATACAGAAAGGGACTGTATGCCGATACCGGAAGTAAATCAGAAAACGGGTACTTTGCCTATTACCATTCAAACGGGAGACTCCAGAAAACCGGTCGGTTTATTCACCATAAAAAAGACGGGCTTTGGATGGGGTATCATAAAAATGGTCGCCTGGCAGATTCTGCTGTTTTTAAAAATGATTTAATTTATGGTACAAAGCTCGCCTGGAACGATGCCGGGGTTTTGATTGATTCTACCGTATTAGATAAGAAAGGAGCGGGTACTGCAGTATTCTGGTATCCGGATAGAAAGTTGTCGGCTATGGGAGCCTATAGTGAAGGAAAAAAAGAAAATGGTACCTGGATCTACTACCATGCCAATGGCAACAAAAGTTCTGCGGAGCGCTATAAAAACGGAAAATTTATTAACAGGAAGTATTTTGACGAAAACGGGTTAGCGCTTACCGATACAACGAACGCACAGCAGGGTGCTTCTTTTCCCGGTGGTGCAGAAGCATGGAAAAAATATCTGGTGCAAAACTTAAAGTTGCCCGAAGGATATAAAATAGAGCATTCGGACAGGGCAACGGTCGTAATAGAATTTATAGTGGATACCGGAGGTAATATACAAGAGGCAAACATCAGTGTGCCTTTTCATCCTGCGTTTGATCAAATTGCTTTAAGCATTATCAGTAACAGCCCCAAATGGAATCCGGCAACGGATAAGCACAATCGAAAAGTAAAAGCATATCGCAGGCAACCTGTTACATTTGCTCAAATCCATAAACGTTGA
- a CDS encoding Ig-like domain-containing domain, which translates to MRATNLLAIVLVVVSAFAFLITETGCASVVPPSGGPRDSLPPVIVGVSPENKTLNFNQKEIRIAFDEYVELNDIFKNLIVSPLPKIMPEVTRKLRTVTVKIKDTLQPNTTYVYNFANAIKDLNEGNKGKDLLYVVSTGNYIDSMELSGRVKMARTGKADSTLSVMLYSNLDDSAVVKERPRYVTTVDSTGIFFFRFLAPGKYRLFAMKDESGSYLYSGEQVFAFADSIVTIAPEPPTPVIMWAYQAEKPKEETEPEENEIDRKEKRLKYKNSLDAGKQDLLSAFTMTFENPLKTFDTTKMLLGMDSTLTRAKGYKFTLDSTARVVTMNMAWTPDTTYYLVLEKDFASDSIDRQIVRKDTVKFRTKSLDDYGQVKINFVDVDLSRNPVLLINQGDVTINSFPIPANRIIELKLYNPGDYDMKVLYDTNKNVKWDAGQFFGERKQPELIVDVERKLNVKPNQWETDFELKVGRDGIFR; encoded by the coding sequence ATGCGCGCTACAAATTTATTGGCTATTGTTTTAGTAGTGGTTTCGGCCTTTGCTTTTTTAATAACAGAAACGGGTTGTGCCAGCGTGGTGCCGCCATCGGGAGGGCCCAGGGACTCTTTACCCCCGGTGATTGTTGGGGTTAGCCCTGAAAATAAAACGCTCAACTTCAATCAGAAAGAGATCAGGATTGCTTTTGACGAGTACGTGGAGTTAAATGATATTTTTAAAAACCTGATCGTTTCTCCCTTACCTAAAATAATGCCGGAGGTTACCCGCAAGCTGAGAACCGTAACGGTTAAAATCAAAGATACTTTGCAGCCCAATACTACTTATGTATACAACTTTGCGAATGCGATTAAGGACCTGAACGAGGGAAATAAGGGCAAAGACCTGTTGTACGTAGTGTCAACCGGAAATTATATAGATTCCATGGAGCTAAGTGGCAGGGTTAAAATGGCCAGAACAGGGAAGGCGGACTCTACATTATCGGTAATGTTGTACAGCAATCTGGATGACAGCGCAGTGGTAAAAGAACGGCCCAGGTATGTAACAACGGTAGACAGCACCGGTATTTTCTTTTTTCGCTTTCTGGCTCCTGGTAAATACCGGTTATTTGCTATGAAAGATGAAAGCGGGTCCTATTTATACAGTGGAGAACAGGTTTTTGCATTTGCCGATTCTATCGTAACCATTGCGCCTGAGCCTCCCACCCCTGTTATCATGTGGGCTTACCAGGCAGAAAAGCCTAAAGAAGAGACAGAACCCGAAGAAAATGAAATAGACCGGAAAGAGAAAAGGCTAAAGTATAAAAACAGCCTGGATGCCGGTAAGCAGGATCTGCTTTCTGCTTTTACAATGACCTTTGAAAACCCGTTGAAAACTTTCGATACCACTAAAATGCTGCTGGGTATGGATAGTACTTTAACACGGGCCAAGGGATATAAATTCACCCTGGACAGTACCGCGCGTGTTGTTACTATGAATATGGCCTGGACACCGGACACTACTTATTACCTGGTTTTGGAGAAAGACTTCGCATCAGACAGTATTGACCGGCAGATCGTCAGGAAGGATACCGTAAAGTTCAGGACAAAGTCGTTAGACGATTATGGCCAGGTAAAGATCAATTTTGTGGATGTTGACTTATCCCGTAACCCGGTTTTATTGATCAACCAGGGCGATGTTACTATTAATTCCTTTCCCATACCGGCTAACAGAATTATCGAACTGAAGCTGTATAACCCCGGCGATTACGACATGAAAGTATTGTACGATACGAATAAAAATGTTAAATGGGACGCCGGCCAGTTTTTTGGAGAGCGAAAGCAGCCGGAATTGATTGTAGATGTAGAGCGAAAGCTCAATGTAAAACCCAACCAGTGGGAAACCGACTTTGAATTGAAAGTAGGGCGCGACGGTATTTTCCGGTAG
- a CDS encoding lipid A deacylase LpxR family protein, which translates to MPPIFAKPIFNNNGSLSMRYQLPNFLSAFFLLLFTAASAQTRHQFTIITENDSYLSVNNDGYYTNGIKLAYQWRSTTSNKKHNERINSISAGQNIYTSRFSGEVRADRLDRPIAGSLYGSYHQSLYNDKERLLKWGVTAGVIGPASLGEDMQKLAHRIMQIYKPTYWERQLPNSFGVNAELAWSPQLGQGEKSSKWDFKPLLSATAGSIFTNAGVGGALLFGKYNKNSASAFWNNHKGQTKAEREFFAYLFPMIYLKGYDATIQGSLLNDEPNLIPGKLNPVFLQSKLGLTYATNKVSFGIAAVYESKQSLTQRSSHLYGSLQASLMW; encoded by the coding sequence TTGCCCCCTATTTTTGCTAAACCCATTTTTAACAATAATGGTTCTTTAAGCATGCGGTATCAGCTTCCGAATTTTCTTTCTGCTTTTTTCCTTTTGCTTTTTACTGCCGCATCTGCCCAAACCAGGCATCAGTTTACCATAATCACAGAAAACGACAGCTATCTGTCGGTGAACAATGATGGTTATTATACCAACGGTATCAAACTGGCTTATCAATGGCGCTCAACCACTTCAAATAAAAAACATAACGAGCGCATTAATAGTATATCTGCCGGTCAGAACATTTATACTTCCAGGTTTTCCGGCGAAGTCAGGGCCGACCGCCTCGACCGGCCTATTGCAGGTTCCCTCTATGGCAGTTATCATCAGTCGCTCTATAATGACAAAGAAAGATTATTAAAATGGGGCGTCACTGCAGGTGTTATCGGTCCTGCTTCGCTTGGAGAAGATATGCAAAAACTGGCGCATCGCATTATGCAGATCTATAAACCTACCTACTGGGAGCGCCAGCTCCCCAACTCGTTTGGTGTAAATGCAGAGCTGGCGTGGTCGCCACAATTGGGCCAGGGTGAAAAGTCATCTAAATGGGATTTTAAACCGCTGCTCTCTGCCACAGCAGGAAGTATTTTCACTAACGCCGGAGTGGGTGGAGCCTTGTTGTTCGGGAAGTATAATAAAAACAGCGCTTCAGCATTCTGGAACAATCATAAAGGCCAAACCAAAGCCGAAAGAGAATTTTTTGCCTACTTGTTCCCTATGATTTACCTGAAAGGATACGATGCTACCATACAGGGCAGCTTATTGAACGATGAACCGAACCTGATACCCGGAAAGTTAAATCCTGTTTTTCTACAGTCTAAACTAGGCCTGACCTATGCAACCAATAAAGTATCTTTCGGCATTGCCGCAGTGTACGAGAGTAAACAATCCCTCACGCAACGATCGTCCCATTTATACGGCAGTTTACAGGCAAGCCTTATGTGGTAG
- the recR gene encoding recombination mediator RecR: protein MQFSSALLESAVNEFSRLPGIGKKTALRLVLHLLKQEESQVTQFSETIARMRSEIRFCKRCCNVADGELCTICSNSYRQKQLICVVENIRDVIAIESTQQFNGTYHVLGGVISPLDGVGPDQLNIDALVERIDQEQTEELIFALSPNIQGDTTIYYVQKKLSGKNVRITTIARGIAFGGELEYADELTLGRSLQNRLPVEKYMNR from the coding sequence ATGCAATTTTCGTCTGCGCTGTTAGAATCCGCTGTTAATGAATTTTCACGCCTCCCCGGTATTGGTAAAAAAACGGCCCTTCGCCTGGTATTACATTTGTTAAAGCAGGAGGAAAGCCAGGTAACCCAGTTTAGTGAAACCATCGCCCGCATGCGGAGCGAAATTCGCTTTTGTAAAAGATGCTGTAATGTAGCCGACGGAGAACTGTGCACTATTTGCAGCAATAGCTATCGCCAGAAGCAGCTTATTTGCGTGGTTGAAAATATACGTGATGTAATTGCTATAGAAAGCACCCAGCAGTTTAATGGTACCTACCATGTGTTAGGAGGCGTTATCTCGCCCCTTGATGGTGTTGGCCCCGATCAGCTGAATATTGATGCCCTGGTAGAACGCATCGATCAGGAACAAACCGAGGAGCTGATATTTGCCCTGAGCCCTAATATCCAGGGAGACACTACTATTTATTATGTACAGAAAAAGTTAAGTGGTAAAAATGTGCGCATTACCACTATTGCCAGGGGAATTGCTTTTGGGGGAGAGCTGGAATATGCAGATGAGCTCACCTTAGGCCGCAGCCTGCAAAACCGGCTACCCGTTGAAAAGTATATGAACCGGTAA
- a CDS encoding ThuA domain-containing protein gives MAKKLTAFTLLIFVFAAFSFCTSAKPRVLVMTKTAGFYHASIPKGVEAIQKLGAENGFDVDVTKDSSLFTDQNLKKYAAIIFLSTTGTLFNDDQKAAVQKYIRGGGGFVGIHAAADTEYGWPWYNKLVGAWFASHPKQQVAQLVVKDRKHLSTQHLPGIWERKDEWYNFKNINPDVKTLITIDEKSYEGGKNGDFHPMAWCHNFEGGRAFYTGLGHTDESFSEPLFLKHVLGGIQYAMGIKPKATKK, from the coding sequence ATGGCTAAAAAACTTACCGCATTCACCCTTCTTATTTTTGTATTTGCTGCCTTTTCCTTTTGCACATCGGCTAAACCCAGGGTCTTGGTAATGACCAAAACCGCCGGGTTTTATCATGCTTCTATTCCAAAGGGTGTTGAAGCCATTCAAAAGCTGGGAGCTGAAAACGGCTTTGATGTAGACGTAACAAAAGACTCCAGCCTATTCACAGATCAAAACCTGAAAAAATATGCTGCGATCATTTTCCTGAGCACTACCGGTACCTTGTTTAATGACGATCAGAAAGCAGCCGTACAAAAATATATACGTGGTGGTGGTGGTTTTGTTGGTATTCATGCCGCTGCAGATACAGAGTATGGCTGGCCCTGGTATAACAAGCTGGTAGGCGCCTGGTTTGCCAGTCACCCCAAACAACAGGTTGCCCAACTGGTAGTAAAAGATAGAAAACACCTTTCGACCCAACATTTACCCGGCATATGGGAACGTAAAGACGAGTGGTACAATTTTAAAAATATCAACCCGGACGTAAAAACACTGATCACTATCGACGAGAAAAGTTATGAAGGAGGAAAGAATGGTGATTTTCACCCCATGGCCTGGTGTCACAACTTTGAAGGCGGACGTGCTTTTTATACCGGTTTAGGGCACACCGACGAATCTTTTAGTGAGCCGTTGTTTTTGAAACATGTGCTGGGTGGTATACAATATGCAATGGGGATAAAACCCAAGGCTACAAAAAAATAA